The segment TTACAGGAACTGCCATTGCAAATACAGACAATCTAGCTACGATCGCTGCAAACATTCTTCCTTTGGGGGCAAGTTATATTCGAGTTTGTGTTACTGATCCGGAAGAAGATCAAACTGGGTCAGGAATTTTCAAGATTGTTCGAGATGATACTTATCCGACTGTGAGCACAAATCCTACTGGGGGTGCATATACTTCTTCTCAAAATGTTTCGATTCTTTGTTCGGATACTGGAGGCGCAGGTTGTGATAAGATAGCATACGTTACCGATACTTCAACTCCTGATATAGACGGTGCGACCGGGACAGTGAATACAGGAACACAATATTCTTCTGCCATCAATGTTCCTGCAAACAGTACTACATCTTTCAAATATCTAGCAAGAGATAAGGCAGGGAATGTATCCGCCGTTTCTACTTCTGATATCACCGTAGATACAGTAACTCCTACCATTTCAGCAACCAATCCAAGTGATGGTACAACTGGAGTCGCTCTTTCTCCAGGATCAATTAGTCTGAGTTTTGCAGAGCCAATGAACACAGGTCTCACGATGAGCATGACTACTGAAATTTATGATGGAACTTCATGGGTCACGATTCCAAATAACAATACGATATTCGATTGGCAGGATTCTCAAACCTTAGTCATTACTGTTAGCTGGACCTATTTTCCGGAAGAATCACAGATCCGTTGGACCATTCCCTCCAGTTCTTTGCAAGACGAAGCGGGAAATGCAGTCAGTCATCAATCAACTTTTACTACTACGACTGGAGCCACTGTTACGGGATCTCAAGTCTATTCCGGTCCAACTACTCATGGAACTTATACTTTGGATGTTACAACTACGGATACTTCTACTGGACTTGTTTGGAAAACTTGTTGGGAAGGAAGAAGCGGACCTGGTTGTGCCTCAGGCTCTGCAACGAATATGTCTTGGGGATCTGCGTTAGACGGATGTGCCTACCTGAACACCATACATGGACCAGGAATAGGTTATGCGGATCGGGAAAACTGGAGACTTCCTAGAGCGGAGGAATTATATTCTCTGGTAGAAGGAGGCGCGGATCCTTTTATCAACACCACTGCTTTCCCAAATCCGGTATCTCCGGCAACATGGACCGCATCCAAAGGAATTACAGGCTCTCCAATGGATCAGTTTGCTAGAACAGTGGTGTTCATGTACGGAATCCTGAACCAATTCGATAAAAGTCTATTCTATGCAGTACATTGTGTAAGCGACTGATCTCAGTTAGCTACTAAACTAGGGTGATATCCTTCTGGGGTTTCGTATCCCATAATATCTAAGATCGTAGCAGCTACATTTGCAAGTCCAGGTTCTTGTAGATCTGTTCTTAATTTAATCTTATGTTCAGGATCCAAAACGCTAAAAGGAACAGGATTTAAGGTATGAGAAGTTTTAGGAACAGGTTTACCTTCCTTATCCATCTGCACATTCCCTTTTTTGTCCAATTGGTACATCTCGTCCGCATTCCCATGGTCCGCACTTACTAATAAAACTACATTATTTTTTTTGCATGCTTCTGCAAGACGACCCATACATCCGTCCAGAAATTCCATAGCCTTGACGGTTGCCTGATAATTTCCCGTATGGCCTACCATGTCTCCGTTCGGAAAATTGATCCTATAGAAATCAGAATGTTTCTCGGCTAAAACTTTTTCGAGTTCCGCAGTGATGGCTTGCGCTTTCATTTCAGGTGTTTGGTCGAATGGAATTACGTCGGAAGGAATTTCCTTATATTCTTCACTTTTGGAATCAAATTTACCGGAACGATTTCCATTCCAGAAAAATGTCACATGCCCGTATTTCTGTGTTTCGGATAACGCATATTGGTTAATCCCGGACTTGGCCATATATTCTCCCAAAGTTCGATCGATCGCAGGTGGAGTAACTAAAAAACGTTCGGGCAATTGTAAATCCCCGTCGTATTGCATCATTCCTGCGTAACACACTTCTGGAAAATTCCCTCTATCGAATTTATCGAAATGTTTCTGAGTAAAAGCCTGGGAAATTTCGATCGCTCTATCTCCTCTGAAATTTGTGAATACTACTGAATCTCCGCTGAGAATTTTTCCGACCGGCTTTCCGGATTCTTCTACTACGAAACTAGGAAGATATTGATCGATTACTGCCGGGTCTTCTTTTCTAAAAGTTTCGATCGCGGTTTTTGCATCAGAAAAAGTTCTACCTTCTCCATGGACATGGATCTTCCAGCCTCTTTCTACCATGGCCCAATCCGCTTCGTAACGGTCCATGGTGATAGTCATTCTTCCTCCGCCTGATGCAATCTTTACGTCGGCTCCTTTGGATCTAAATGTGGTCAGCCATTCTTCGAAAGGGATCAAATATTCTAGCGCTGATTTTTCAGGCACGTCCCTTCCGTCTAGAAGAATATGCAATCGGATCCTTGGGACCTTCTCCTGGATCGCCGCTTGTATCAAAGACTTTGTATGATCGATATGTGCATGAACATTTCCGTCGGAAAACAAACCGATTAAATGGAGTGTGGAATTTTTTGTTTTAGTATTTTCTACAATTTCTTTCCAAGCTTTTCCTTCGAATAACAGTCCTTTGGCGATAGAATTGTTGACCAGCTTAGCACCCTGATCGAAAATACGCCCGCATCCTAATACATTATGACCTACTTCGGAATTTCCCATATCCTCATCGGAAGGCATACCTACTGCAGTCCCGTGCGCTTTCAAAAGTATAGTGGGAGATTCTTTCCAAAGTTTATTGAGGAAAGGAAGGTTGGCGCCAGCGATTGCATTCCCGAATTCGGGTCCTTTTGGAGTATAACCTACGCCATCTAAAATTACGAATAATAGCTTTTTGGGAGAGAAGGGAGTCTTTTTCTTCAGTTGCATTCTATTCCAGGAAAGCTCTTCCCCATGCTTCGTCAAGAGGATTCATGTAGGGACTTCGGCATACACCCTTCGGTTTATGCAGGTTTTATCGAAAAAGAAGGAAGATTTAGGTTTTTCGGTGGAAGCGTTTAGAATGCATTATATGATGGTTTTGAACATCCGCAGGGATACTCATATCCTTATGCGGATACTTCTCCGCAAACTATATGCTAAATTTTTAATATTTAATTATTTATAAACAAAGATGAACGCAAAAGGTCCCAAACCCTTAGATCCGCATACAGGCAATGTAGCCGTTCCTAACTTCTTAAAAGTTAAGAAGTTAAACGAAGTAGTGAGTTATTATATGAACGACAAGATAACTCACTCTGTCTACAAAGCGATTCAGGCAGCGACATC is part of the Leptospira neocaledonica genome and harbors:
- a CDS encoding DUF1566 domain-containing protein encodes the protein MLCKPIEVHNPAIPFSDAWWETTFVRCILGELDVCLPGPAISGSLTTKFVSNNPGAISSSDLTWKSDTAGPYDVRIDADSCTSGASLITGTAIANTDNLATIAANILPLGASYIRVCVTDPEEDQTGSGIFKIVRDDTYPTVSTNPTGGAYTSSQNVSILCSDTGGAGCDKIAYVTDTSTPDIDGATGTVNTGTQYSSAINVPANSTTSFKYLARDKAGNVSAVSTSDITVDTVTPTISATNPSDGTTGVALSPGSISLSFAEPMNTGLTMSMTTEIYDGTSWVTIPNNNTIFDWQDSQTLVITVSWTYFPEESQIRWTIPSSSLQDEAGNAVSHQSTFTTTTGATVTGSQVYSGPTTHGTYTLDVTTTDTSTGLVWKTCWEGRSGPGCASGSATNMSWGSALDGCAYLNTIHGPGIGYADRENWRLPRAEELYSLVEGGADPFINTTAFPNPVSPATWTASKGITGSPMDQFARTVVFMYGILNQFDKSLFYAVHCVSD
- the gpmI gene encoding 2,3-bisphosphoglycerate-independent phosphoglycerate mutase is translated as MQLKKKTPFSPKKLLFVILDGVGYTPKGPEFGNAIAGANLPFLNKLWKESPTILLKAHGTAVGMPSDEDMGNSEVGHNVLGCGRIFDQGAKLVNNSIAKGLLFEGKAWKEIVENTKTKNSTLHLIGLFSDGNVHAHIDHTKSLIQAAIQEKVPRIRLHILLDGRDVPEKSALEYLIPFEEWLTTFRSKGADVKIASGGGRMTITMDRYEADWAMVERGWKIHVHGEGRTFSDAKTAIETFRKEDPAVIDQYLPSFVVEESGKPVGKILSGDSVVFTNFRGDRAIEISQAFTQKHFDKFDRGNFPEVCYAGMMQYDGDLQLPERFLVTPPAIDRTLGEYMAKSGINQYALSETQKYGHVTFFWNGNRSGKFDSKSEEYKEIPSDVIPFDQTPEMKAQAITAELEKVLAEKHSDFYRINFPNGDMVGHTGNYQATVKAMEFLDGCMGRLAEACKKNNVVLLVSADHGNADEMYQLDKKGNVQMDKEGKPVPKTSHTLNPVPFSVLDPEHKIKLRTDLQEPGLANVAATILDIMGYETPEGYHPSLVAN